The proteins below come from a single Sander vitreus isolate 19-12246 chromosome 15, sanVit1, whole genome shotgun sequence genomic window:
- the LOC144530567 gene encoding GTPase IMAP family member 8-like isoform X2, whose amino-acid sequence MRHGMATSELSAWDGWCTSQLKIILLGGRNSGKSSVGNLILGKEEFGTKERTSCSWRLGMVAGRWLTVVDTPGWWCDFSSQDTPRLVKREIVSSVSLCSPGPHVFLITIKARSGFSEKRRRAVEEHVTLLGERVWSHCMVVFISADWSEHTGAEEIVRRGGEALRWLSDKCGQRCHSVISSHGTEVTELLEKIQELVTGNGNRVFEMQENILQVTAEEKRSVEERAQQRFVRMRKHRSLMRDSLRPITNIGIVLVGAKGSGKTSALNTILSRESSQRVRRTAQCVVGTGVVFGRQVTVVDTPGWWMNYFCDESPVFDRRQLVLSLSLCPPGPHVFLLLIRVDRAFSETYRRAAQEHLQLISDHIWSRVIVLFSFGDWLGGTTTEQCIESEGEPLRWLVERCNNRYHVLDNTTKGDGFQVRELIGKIEEMLAGCNAGQHYEIEREVMEQLEGKMRREEERAKERVARKEKQRQMARSQLEKLTPLPELRIVLVGGRKTGKSSCGDTILSGECFHTGTPTTSCSEKRGKISGRTVAVLDTPGCFSMTSDLLVASCAILLVVNVSSSFRNSHMEAMEKQLEAGGGQMWSRAVVLFSYGDWLGDTSIEQRMESEGAPLQRLVEKCGNRYHVLDNKHRDNGAQVYELIKLIDEMLVNERLAILHRGDHMWKSVSLQDVTLRKKDVEMLRSCRQQLAHDLTESANPTTQTTPNCSGGPDNGGQVVALPTGRRGRTGLNILDRDSFMSCLASMLSGREALRWTINLPVCFPTDDLHLRLNGERCLFSSRHPTMLLVLPQTQHKMRIEEENGISVHPLCHPALRERTLGRLTESGGLQALIDQWDDSCSLEELEAFIDSYFEKIWEQAMGLFQEPEAECPTAERDAVVEEEAGQKEVLSSIDRKLSKLELLEEIRRDLAELRTSLEHSWKAIQELREKSKQDDNNTC is encoded by the exons ATGAGACATGGGATGGCAACCAGCGAGCTGTCAGCAT gGGACGGCTGGTGTACATCACAGTTAAAGATTATCCTTCTTGGTGGCAGAAACTCTGGGAAGAGCTCTGTGGGGAACTTAATCCTGGGAAAAGAGGAGTTTGGGACCAAAGAGAGGACCTCGTGCTCCTGGAGGCTGGGCATGGTGGCGGGACGGTGGCTCACGGTGGTGGACACTCCCGGCTGGTGGTGCGACTTCAGCTCTCAGGACACGCCCAGGCTGGTGAAGAGGGAGATTGTAAGCAGCGTGTCTCTGTGCTCACCGGGCCCACATGTATTTCTGATCACAATTAAGGCGAGGTCGGGCTTCTCCGAGAAGCGTCGGAGGGCTGTGGAGGAGCACGTGACGCTGCTGGGTGAGAGGGTGTGGAGTCACTGCATGGTTGTCTTCATCTCTGCTGACTGGTCTGAACACACAGGAGCTGAAGAGATCGTACGCAGGGGGGGGGAGGCCCTCCGCTGGCTCAGTGACAAGTGCGGTCAGAGGTGTCACAGTGTTATCTCGAGCCATGGAACTGAAGTCACCGAGCTGCTGGAGAAGATACAGGAACTTGTCACAGGAAATGGAAACAGAGTGTTTGAAATGcaagaaaacattttacagGTGACtgcagaggagaagaggagcgTGGAGGAGAGGGCTCAGCAGAGGTTTGTGAGAATGAGGAAACACAGGTCTCTCATGAGAG ATAGCTTGCGGCCCATTACTAATATCGGGATTGTGTTGGTGGGAGCAAAGGGTTCTGGGAAAACCTCCGCTTTGAACACAATCCTGAGCAGAGAGAGCAGCCAGCGAGTGAGGAGAACCGCCCAGTGCGTGGTTGGAACAGGAGTGGTGTTTGGGAGACAGGTGACGGTGGTGGACACACCGGGCTGGTGGATGAACTACTTCTGTGACGAGAGTCCTGTCTTCGACCGGAGACAGCTGGTGCTCAGTTTGTCCCTCTGCCCCCCGGGGCCTCACGTCTTCCTGCTGTTGATCCGTGTGGACAGAGCCTTCAGCGAAACCTACAGGAGGGCAGCGCAGGAGCACCTCCAGCTGATCAGTGACCACATCTGGAGTCGTGTCATTGTGCTGTTCAGTTTCGGGGACTGGCTGGGAGGCACGACCACGGAGCAGTGCATCGAGAGCGAGGGAGAGCCCCTGCGCTGGCTTGTTGAAAGATGCAACAACCGGTATCATGTCCTGGACAATACAACTAAAGGGGACGGATTTCAAGTCAGAGAGCTGATTGGGAAGATTGAGGAAATGTTGGCTGGCTGCAACGCTGGCCAGCATTATGAAATAGAGAGGGAAGTGATGGAACAGCTGGAGGGGAAgatgagaagagaggaggaaagagccAAGGAGAGAGTGGCGAGGAAGGAGAAACAAAGGCAGATGGCGAGGTCTCAGCTGG AGAAGCTCACCCCTCTTCCAGAACTGAGAATAGTGCTGGTTGGTGGCAGGAAAACAGGCAAGAGCTCATGTGGAGACACCATCCTGAGCGGAGAGTGCTTCCACACAGGAACCCCAACGACTTCCTGCTCCGAAAAACGAGGCAAAATCAGCGGCAGGACGGTGGCAGTGCTGGACACACCGGGCTGCTTCTCTATGACTTCTGACCTCCTCGTGGCATCCTGTGCCATCCTCCTGGTTGTCAATGTGAGCTCCTCATTCAGAAATAGCCACATGGAGGCCATGGAGAAACAGCTGGAGGCAGGAGGAGGCCAGATGTGGAGCAGAGCCGTGGTCCTGTTCAGCTACGGCGATTGGCTGGGCGACACGAGCATCGAGCAGCGCATGGAGAGTGAAGGAGCGCCGCTGCAGAGGCTGGTTGAGAAGTGTGGGAACAGATATCACGTCCTGGACAATAAACACCGGGACAATGGAGCTCAGGTTTACGAGCTCATCAAACTGATAGACGAGATGCTGGTTAACGAAAGGCTGGCTATTCTTCACAGAGGTGATCACATGTGGAAAAGTGTTTCTTTACAAGACGTGACGCTGCGTAAAAAAGATGTAGAGATGCTCAGGAGCTGCAGACAACAGCTGGCCCATGACT TGACTGAATCAGCCAACCCCACTACTCAAACAACACCAAACTGCTCAGGAGGCCCAGATAACGGTGGTCAGGTAGTGGCACTACCAACAGGAAGACGAGGACGGACTGGACTTAACATCCTGGACAGAGACAGCTTCATGTCCTGTTTGGCCTCAATGCTCTCTGGTAGAGAAGCACTGAGGTGGACTATAAATCTGCCTGTTTGTTTCCCTACTGATGATCTGCACCTGAGACTGAACGGTGAACGCTGTCTGTTCTCATCCAGACATCCAACAATGCTTCTGGTTTTACctcaaacacaacacaagatGCGGATTGAGGAGGAAAATGGCATCAGTGTGCATCCCCTCTGCCATCCTGCACTGAGAGAGAGGACTCTCGGGAGGCTCACTGAGTCCGGAGGTCTGCAGGCGCTGATCGACCAGTGGGACGATAGCTGCAGCCTGGAGGAGCTGGAAGCCTTCATCGACTCCTACTTTGAGAAGATTTGGGAGCAAGCCATGGGTTTGTTTCAGGAACCTGAAGCTGAGTGTCCCACCGCGGAGCGGGATGCTGTCGTCGAGGAGGAGGCCGGACAGAAGGAGGTGCTCTCATCCATCGACAGGAAACTGTCAAAGCTGGAGCTGCTTGAGGAGATCAGGAGGGATCTGGCCGAGCTGAGGACAAGTCTGGAGCACAGCTGGAAGGCCATACAGGAACTCAGAGAAAAAAGTAAACAGGATGATAATAATACATGTTGA
- the LOC144530567 gene encoding GTPase IMAP family member 8-like isoform X1, whose product MHLVFSSSNKKFVFSQYSFAVNPFYVFLLFSLSGDGWCTSQLKIILLGGRNSGKSSVGNLILGKEEFGTKERTSCSWRLGMVAGRWLTVVDTPGWWCDFSSQDTPRLVKREIVSSVSLCSPGPHVFLITIKARSGFSEKRRRAVEEHVTLLGERVWSHCMVVFISADWSEHTGAEEIVRRGGEALRWLSDKCGQRCHSVISSHGTEVTELLEKIQELVTGNGNRVFEMQENILQVTAEEKRSVEERAQQRFVRMRKHRSLMRDSLRPITNIGIVLVGAKGSGKTSALNTILSRESSQRVRRTAQCVVGTGVVFGRQVTVVDTPGWWMNYFCDESPVFDRRQLVLSLSLCPPGPHVFLLLIRVDRAFSETYRRAAQEHLQLISDHIWSRVIVLFSFGDWLGGTTTEQCIESEGEPLRWLVERCNNRYHVLDNTTKGDGFQVRELIGKIEEMLAGCNAGQHYEIEREVMEQLEGKMRREEERAKERVARKEKQRQMARSQLEKLTPLPELRIVLVGGRKTGKSSCGDTILSGECFHTGTPTTSCSEKRGKISGRTVAVLDTPGCFSMTSDLLVASCAILLVVNVSSSFRNSHMEAMEKQLEAGGGQMWSRAVVLFSYGDWLGDTSIEQRMESEGAPLQRLVEKCGNRYHVLDNKHRDNGAQVYELIKLIDEMLVNERLAILHRGDHMWKSVSLQDVTLRKKDVEMLRSCRQQLAHDLTESANPTTQTTPNCSGGPDNGGQVVALPTGRRGRTGLNILDRDSFMSCLASMLSGREALRWTINLPVCFPTDDLHLRLNGERCLFSSRHPTMLLVLPQTQHKMRIEEENGISVHPLCHPALRERTLGRLTESGGLQALIDQWDDSCSLEELEAFIDSYFEKIWEQAMGLFQEPEAECPTAERDAVVEEEAGQKEVLSSIDRKLSKLELLEEIRRDLAELRTSLEHSWKAIQELREKSKQDDNNTC is encoded by the exons ATGCATTTGGTATTTTCTTCTAGCAACAAGAAATTTGTTTTTAGTCAATATAGCTTTGCTGTTAACCCTTTCTATGTgttccttcttttttctttgtcaggGGACGGCTGGTGTACATCACAGTTAAAGATTATCCTTCTTGGTGGCAGAAACTCTGGGAAGAGCTCTGTGGGGAACTTAATCCTGGGAAAAGAGGAGTTTGGGACCAAAGAGAGGACCTCGTGCTCCTGGAGGCTGGGCATGGTGGCGGGACGGTGGCTCACGGTGGTGGACACTCCCGGCTGGTGGTGCGACTTCAGCTCTCAGGACACGCCCAGGCTGGTGAAGAGGGAGATTGTAAGCAGCGTGTCTCTGTGCTCACCGGGCCCACATGTATTTCTGATCACAATTAAGGCGAGGTCGGGCTTCTCCGAGAAGCGTCGGAGGGCTGTGGAGGAGCACGTGACGCTGCTGGGTGAGAGGGTGTGGAGTCACTGCATGGTTGTCTTCATCTCTGCTGACTGGTCTGAACACACAGGAGCTGAAGAGATCGTACGCAGGGGGGGGGAGGCCCTCCGCTGGCTCAGTGACAAGTGCGGTCAGAGGTGTCACAGTGTTATCTCGAGCCATGGAACTGAAGTCACCGAGCTGCTGGAGAAGATACAGGAACTTGTCACAGGAAATGGAAACAGAGTGTTTGAAATGcaagaaaacattttacagGTGACtgcagaggagaagaggagcgTGGAGGAGAGGGCTCAGCAGAGGTTTGTGAGAATGAGGAAACACAGGTCTCTCATGAGAG ATAGCTTGCGGCCCATTACTAATATCGGGATTGTGTTGGTGGGAGCAAAGGGTTCTGGGAAAACCTCCGCTTTGAACACAATCCTGAGCAGAGAGAGCAGCCAGCGAGTGAGGAGAACCGCCCAGTGCGTGGTTGGAACAGGAGTGGTGTTTGGGAGACAGGTGACGGTGGTGGACACACCGGGCTGGTGGATGAACTACTTCTGTGACGAGAGTCCTGTCTTCGACCGGAGACAGCTGGTGCTCAGTTTGTCCCTCTGCCCCCCGGGGCCTCACGTCTTCCTGCTGTTGATCCGTGTGGACAGAGCCTTCAGCGAAACCTACAGGAGGGCAGCGCAGGAGCACCTCCAGCTGATCAGTGACCACATCTGGAGTCGTGTCATTGTGCTGTTCAGTTTCGGGGACTGGCTGGGAGGCACGACCACGGAGCAGTGCATCGAGAGCGAGGGAGAGCCCCTGCGCTGGCTTGTTGAAAGATGCAACAACCGGTATCATGTCCTGGACAATACAACTAAAGGGGACGGATTTCAAGTCAGAGAGCTGATTGGGAAGATTGAGGAAATGTTGGCTGGCTGCAACGCTGGCCAGCATTATGAAATAGAGAGGGAAGTGATGGAACAGCTGGAGGGGAAgatgagaagagaggaggaaagagccAAGGAGAGAGTGGCGAGGAAGGAGAAACAAAGGCAGATGGCGAGGTCTCAGCTGG AGAAGCTCACCCCTCTTCCAGAACTGAGAATAGTGCTGGTTGGTGGCAGGAAAACAGGCAAGAGCTCATGTGGAGACACCATCCTGAGCGGAGAGTGCTTCCACACAGGAACCCCAACGACTTCCTGCTCCGAAAAACGAGGCAAAATCAGCGGCAGGACGGTGGCAGTGCTGGACACACCGGGCTGCTTCTCTATGACTTCTGACCTCCTCGTGGCATCCTGTGCCATCCTCCTGGTTGTCAATGTGAGCTCCTCATTCAGAAATAGCCACATGGAGGCCATGGAGAAACAGCTGGAGGCAGGAGGAGGCCAGATGTGGAGCAGAGCCGTGGTCCTGTTCAGCTACGGCGATTGGCTGGGCGACACGAGCATCGAGCAGCGCATGGAGAGTGAAGGAGCGCCGCTGCAGAGGCTGGTTGAGAAGTGTGGGAACAGATATCACGTCCTGGACAATAAACACCGGGACAATGGAGCTCAGGTTTACGAGCTCATCAAACTGATAGACGAGATGCTGGTTAACGAAAGGCTGGCTATTCTTCACAGAGGTGATCACATGTGGAAAAGTGTTTCTTTACAAGACGTGACGCTGCGTAAAAAAGATGTAGAGATGCTCAGGAGCTGCAGACAACAGCTGGCCCATGACT TGACTGAATCAGCCAACCCCACTACTCAAACAACACCAAACTGCTCAGGAGGCCCAGATAACGGTGGTCAGGTAGTGGCACTACCAACAGGAAGACGAGGACGGACTGGACTTAACATCCTGGACAGAGACAGCTTCATGTCCTGTTTGGCCTCAATGCTCTCTGGTAGAGAAGCACTGAGGTGGACTATAAATCTGCCTGTTTGTTTCCCTACTGATGATCTGCACCTGAGACTGAACGGTGAACGCTGTCTGTTCTCATCCAGACATCCAACAATGCTTCTGGTTTTACctcaaacacaacacaagatGCGGATTGAGGAGGAAAATGGCATCAGTGTGCATCCCCTCTGCCATCCTGCACTGAGAGAGAGGACTCTCGGGAGGCTCACTGAGTCCGGAGGTCTGCAGGCGCTGATCGACCAGTGGGACGATAGCTGCAGCCTGGAGGAGCTGGAAGCCTTCATCGACTCCTACTTTGAGAAGATTTGGGAGCAAGCCATGGGTTTGTTTCAGGAACCTGAAGCTGAGTGTCCCACCGCGGAGCGGGATGCTGTCGTCGAGGAGGAGGCCGGACAGAAGGAGGTGCTCTCATCCATCGACAGGAAACTGTCAAAGCTGGAGCTGCTTGAGGAGATCAGGAGGGATCTGGCCGAGCTGAGGACAAGTCTGGAGCACAGCTGGAAGGCCATACAGGAACTCAGAGAAAAAAGTAAACAGGATGATAATAATACATGTTGA
- the LOC144530224 gene encoding migration and invasion enhancer 1-like: MGVVTIKVEYCGRUGYESRYQELARVVKGEFPDADVSGFTGRQSSFEIEINGQLIFSKTETGGFPYEDDVLNAVQQAHDGKPVQKITKSRAPCVIM, from the exons ATGGGGGTGGTAACAATTAAAGTCGAATACTG TGGTAGATGAGGTTACGAAAGCCGCTATCAGGAGCTCGCCCGGGTTGTCAAGGGTGAGTTTCCTGATGCGGATGTGTCAGGCTTCACGGGAAGACAAA gcagcTTTGAGATTGAAATCAACGGTCAGCTGATCTTCTCCAAGACTGAGACGGGCGGGTTTCCATATGAGGATGAC GTCTTGAATGCAGTCCAGCAGGCCCACGATGGCAAACCTGTGCAGAAGATCACCAAAAGCCGTGCGCCATGCGTCATCATGTAA